A window from Neodiprion fabricii isolate iyNeoFabr1 chromosome 2, iyNeoFabr1.1, whole genome shotgun sequence encodes these proteins:
- the LOC124176157 gene encoding plasmanylethanolamine desaturase isoform X1 produces the protein MEGPVPHLEQAASAACTMATNFLAPVKTERQIYENSMLEDDPNANSVVPTSFEDRTVPRWGPNHKGAQELANLYSTGKRTQECICVGICITLMMVNFLFIMVRLRLENLSAIAIAAICGIVTADFGSGLVHWAADTWGSIELPILGKNFLRPFREHHIDPTSITRHDFIETNGDNFMVTIPFLCKLTWDFLSLPETEVQQRFLWTCYWFLLAIFVAMTNQIHKWSHTYFGLPGWVVWLQDHRIILPRRHHRVHHVAPHETYFCITTGWLNWPLEKLCFWAILEAVIEKLTGFKPRADDMKWAQKRS, from the exons ATGGAGGGGCCGGTGCCGCATTTGGAACAGGCCGCTTCGGCCGCCTGCACCATGGCCACGAATTTTTTGGCACCGGTTAAAACCGAGAGgcaaatttacgaaaattctATGCTCGAAGACGACCCCAACGCCAATTCGGTCGTCCCGACATCATTCGAGGATAGGACCGTCCCAAGGTGGGGGCCCAATCACAAAGGGGCCCAGGAATTGGCCAATCTCTACAGTACAG GAAAGAGAACTCAGGAATGCATATGCGTCGGTATCTGCATCACGCTTATgatggttaattttttattcataatgGTACGATTAAGATTGGAAAATCTAAGCGCCATAGCGATCGCCGCTATTTGCGGTATCGTCACCGCGGATTTCGGCTCGGGACTCGTTCACTGGGCAGCCGACACGTGGGGATCCATCGAGCTACCGATCCTCGGAAAG aattttttaagaCCGTTCAGAGAGCATCACATAGATCCTACGAGCATAACGAGGCACGATTTTATTGAGACGAACGGCGATAATTTCATGGTGACGATACCGTTTCTCTGTAAATTAACGTGGGATTTTCTATCGCTACCAGAAACTGAAGTCCAACAAAGGTTTCTCTGGACTTGCTACTGGTTCTTACTCGCCATATTCGTCGCCATGACAAATCAG aTCCACAAATGGTCGCACACGTATTTCGGGCTGCCCGGATGGGTGGTTTGGCTCCAAGACCACCGTATAATATTGCCGCGAAGGCACCATCGCGTGCACCACGTAGCCCCCCATGAGACGTACTTTTGTATAACGACGGGCTGGCTGAACTGGCCCTTGGAGAAATTGTGCTTTTGGGCGATCCTCGAGGCtgtcattgaaaaattgaccgGATTCAAGCCGAGAGCCGACGACATGAAATGGGCCCAAAAACGGTCTTGA
- the LOC124176157 gene encoding plasmanylethanolamine desaturase isoform X2 — protein sequence MEGPVPHLEQAASAACTMATNFLAPVKTERQIYENSMLEDDPNANSVVPTSFEDRTVPRWGPNHKGAQELANLYSTGKRTQECICVGICITLMMVNFLFIMVRLRLENLSAIAIAAICGIVTADFGSGLVHWAADTWGSIELPILGKNFLRPFREHHIDPTSITRHDFIETNGDNFMVTIPFLCKLTWDFLSLPETEVQQRFLWTCYWFLLAIFVAMTNQIRTVCCRVQREIEIEREREREREAFIRPGTKSPRTGIRTVHRRNRERMNNL from the exons ATGGAGGGGCCGGTGCCGCATTTGGAACAGGCCGCTTCGGCCGCCTGCACCATGGCCACGAATTTTTTGGCACCGGTTAAAACCGAGAGgcaaatttacgaaaattctATGCTCGAAGACGACCCCAACGCCAATTCGGTCGTCCCGACATCATTCGAGGATAGGACCGTCCCAAGGTGGGGGCCCAATCACAAAGGGGCCCAGGAATTGGCCAATCTCTACAGTACAG GAAAGAGAACTCAGGAATGCATATGCGTCGGTATCTGCATCACGCTTATgatggttaattttttattcataatgGTACGATTAAGATTGGAAAATCTAAGCGCCATAGCGATCGCCGCTATTTGCGGTATCGTCACCGCGGATTTCGGCTCGGGACTCGTTCACTGGGCAGCCGACACGTGGGGATCCATCGAGCTACCGATCCTCGGAAAG aattttttaagaCCGTTCAGAGAGCATCACATAGATCCTACGAGCATAACGAGGCACGATTTTATTGAGACGAACGGCGATAATTTCATGGTGACGATACCGTTTCTCTGTAAATTAACGTGGGATTTTCTATCGCTACCAGAAACTGAAGTCCAACAAAGGTTTCTCTGGACTTGCTACTGGTTCTTACTCGCCATATTCGTCGCCATGACAAATCAG ATAAGAACCGTTTGCTGCCGCGTGCAAAGggagatagagatagagagggagagagagagagagagagaagcgttTATTCGACCTGGGACAAAGTCCCCTAGAACGGGAATACGAACAGTACACAGACGAAACAGAGAAAGAATGAATAACTTATAA
- the LOC124176156 gene encoding WD repeat-containing protein 82, with amino-acid sequence MKLVDNVVRSFKVAKVFRENTDKINSIDFSPSGDTLISCSEDDQIVIYDCEKGTQVRTVNSKKYGVDLIHFTHAKNTAIHSSTKIDDTIRYLSLHDNKYIRYFPGHTKKVVSLCISPIEDTFLSGSLDKTLRLWDLKSPNCQGLMQLSGRPVAAYDPEGLIFAAGVNSECIKLYDLRSFDKGPFVTFTLSQERECDWTGLKFSRDGKTILISTNGSIIRLIDAFHGTPLQTFTGHLNNKGIPIEASFSPDSQYVFSGSTDGRVHIWNADTGYKVCVLNGDHPAPVQCIQFNPKYMMLTSACTNMAFWLPTVEETE; translated from the coding sequence ATGAAGCTGGTCGACAACGTGGTGCGGAGTTTCAAGGTGGCAAAAGTCTTCCGCGAGAATACCGACAAAATAAACAGTATAGATTTCTCGCCGAGTGGTGATACCCTGATATCATGTTCCGAGGACGACCAGATAGTGATATACGATTGCGAGAAGGGGACGCAAGTCCGAACGGTTAATTCAAAGAAATACGGGGTGGACCTGATCCACTTTACCCATGCAAAAAACACCGCGATACACAGCAGCACAAAAATAGATGACACGATACGCTACCTCTCCCTCCATGACAACAAATACATTCGCTACTTCCCCGGTCACACGAAGAAGGTGGTTTCTCTATGCATCAGTCCCATCGAGGACACTTTCTTATCTGGGTCTCTTGACAAAACGCTGCGCCTCTGGGACTTAAAGTCGCCCAACTGTCAGGGACTGATGCAGCTATCGGGTCGCCCGGTCGCCGCCTACGATCCAGAAGGCTTGATATTTGCCGCAGGAGTCAACTCCGAGTGCATAAAGCTCTACGACCTCAGGAGCTTTGACAAGGGACCGTTTGTCACTTTCACATTGTCTCAGGAGAGAGAATGCGATTGGACCGGTCTGAAGTTCAGCAGAGACGGAAAGACAATTCTTATATCCACAAATGGCAGCATCATACGGCTAATTGACGCCTTCCACGGAACGCCGCTTCAAACTTTCACCGGGCATTTGAACAACAAGGGGATACCAATCGAGGCCAGCTTTAGTCCGGACTCTCAATACGTTTTCAGTGGATCAACTGACGGCAGAGTTCATATCTGGAATGCCGACACAGGGTATAAGGTATGCGTTCTCAACGGTGACCATCCTGCACCTGTACAATGTATCCAATTTAACCCCAAGTACATGATGCTCACATCGGCATGCACCAACATGGCCTTTTGGTTACCAACCGTCGAGGAAACTGAGTGA